From Sporosarcina sp. Marseille-Q4943, the proteins below share one genomic window:
- a CDS encoding Fur-regulated basic protein FbpA — protein MRKIENPILEHKRDKIIESLVEEGVFKINGKQLYELSLYELMKQYTMNLE, from the coding sequence ATGAGAAAGATAGAAAATCCTATACTCGAACACAAAAGGGATAAAATAATCGAAAGCCTAGTAGAAGAAGGCGTCTTTAAAATTAATGGAAAACAACTATATGAACTATCTTTATATGAATTAATGAAACAGTATACAATGAATTTAGAGTGA
- a CDS encoding RluA family pseudouridine synthase — MTIRILYEDNHLLVVEKPVNMPVQADDSGDQDLLTLLKADLKERHQKPGNVYLGLVHRLDRPVGGVLVFAKTSKAASRLSDVLRKREMERTYLAVVRGDLGHGGLLEHHLWKDAKKNKVHTVKASHPGGKKAVLHYETIERKDGMSLLAIQLHTGRSHQIRVQMAASGAPLYGDQKYGQHVNRPGQQIALWAHTLAFPHPTTKEVLKFESTPPSEHPWNIWKPLRAGIVTT, encoded by the coding sequence ATGACCATACGCATTTTATATGAAGACAATCATCTACTCGTCGTAGAGAAACCAGTCAATATGCCAGTACAGGCAGACGACAGCGGGGATCAAGATTTATTGACGTTATTGAAGGCGGATCTGAAGGAGCGTCATCAAAAACCAGGTAACGTCTATTTGGGCCTCGTGCATCGGTTGGACCGTCCGGTAGGGGGCGTCCTCGTATTTGCAAAAACGTCAAAAGCAGCGTCCCGTCTATCCGACGTGCTACGGAAGAGAGAGATGGAGCGAACGTATTTGGCTGTCGTCCGAGGAGATTTAGGTCACGGTGGCCTTTTGGAGCATCATCTGTGGAAGGATGCCAAGAAAAACAAGGTCCATACTGTCAAGGCGTCCCACCCTGGGGGAAAGAAGGCGGTCCTTCATTATGAAACGATTGAAAGGAAGGACGGCATGAGCTTGCTTGCCATCCAGCTCCATACGGGGAGGTCGCATCAGATCCGCGTACAGATGGCTGCATCGGGCGCACCTCTCTATGGGGACCAGAAATACGGTCAGCATGTAAATCGGCCGGGACAGCAAATTGCGTTATGGGCGCATACACTTGCTTTTCCGCATCCGACCACAAAGGAAGTCCTCAAATTCGAGTCTACCCCGCCATCCGAGCATCCATGGAATATTTGGAAGCCTCTGCGTGCAGGAATAGTAACGACGTAA
- a CDS encoding amidase family protein, with protein MNGKLDEMRHEWLEEATIRQMQEKMATGHLTSEELTVMYMEIIAEKDQNINAVLELNPQALQIARALDEERRRGIVRSFLHGIPVLLKDNMDTEDGMHTSCGSLAMVNHFAVEDAFLVKKLREAGAVILGKTNMTEWANFMSDRMRNGWSSRGGQVKNPYGLFDVGGSSSGAAAAIAANMAAVSIGTETSGSIINPSAQNALVGIKPTVGAISRSGVIPLSFTQDTPGPLARTVEDAAITFGLMVGYDEADPITREAERFDGIDWLSLCDANSLKGKRIGIARSIFMREISTERKEKFEEALRRLESLGAELVDHIDLGTMEDDLGYDVLLYEFKAALNAYLGKTSMTNPIRTLSDIIQFNKEHPDETLKFGQVMLEKVDRTSGTLTEPEYIEALVRNRHLAGELALDRAFDEHEIDMLVFPQDHGCSFSAAAGYPAITVPSSFTEEGEPFCITLCGKAYSEPELIGYAYAYEQATMARRKP; from the coding sequence ATGAACGGAAAATTGGATGAAATGCGGCATGAATGGCTCGAAGAAGCGACAATCCGGCAAATGCAGGAAAAAATGGCGACTGGTCATCTTACATCAGAAGAATTGACCGTCATGTATATGGAAATAATCGCGGAGAAGGACCAGAATATTAATGCAGTACTTGAATTGAATCCACAAGCCCTTCAAATCGCCAGAGCGCTTGACGAAGAACGTCGACGCGGAATTGTGCGGTCGTTTTTGCATGGCATCCCCGTGTTGTTGAAAGACAATATGGATACAGAGGATGGCATGCATACGAGCTGCGGCTCGTTAGCAATGGTAAACCATTTTGCAGTGGAAGATGCTTTTTTAGTGAAGAAGCTTCGGGAAGCCGGCGCTGTCATCTTAGGCAAGACGAATATGACCGAATGGGCGAATTTCATGTCGGATCGAATGCGGAATGGGTGGAGTTCCCGTGGAGGGCAAGTGAAGAACCCGTATGGACTTTTTGATGTTGGAGGTTCGAGCTCCGGAGCTGCAGCCGCAATTGCAGCCAATATGGCGGCGGTCTCCATCGGTACGGAGACGAGCGGCTCCATCATTAATCCATCAGCACAAAACGCTCTCGTCGGCATAAAGCCGACTGTTGGGGCGATTAGCAGAAGCGGCGTCATTCCGCTTTCATTCACCCAGGATACACCGGGACCGCTTGCCCGGACGGTGGAAGACGCGGCTATCACATTCGGATTGATGGTCGGTTACGATGAAGCCGATCCGATCACTAGGGAAGCTGAACGTTTCGATGGAATCGATTGGCTATCCTTGTGCGATGCCAATTCGCTTAAGGGAAAAAGGATCGGTATCGCCCGGTCAATTTTCATGCGGGAGATTTCGACAGAAAGGAAAGAGAAATTCGAAGAGGCTCTCCGTCGGCTTGAATCATTAGGCGCTGAACTTGTCGATCATATCGATTTAGGGACGATGGAAGACGATTTGGGTTATGATGTCCTCCTGTATGAATTCAAAGCGGCACTAAATGCGTATCTTGGTAAAACGTCGATGACGAATCCGATCCGCACCTTGTCTGATATTATTCAATTCAATAAGGAACACCCGGATGAAACATTGAAATTCGGTCAAGTGATGTTGGAAAAAGTGGATCGGACGAGCGGGACGTTGACCGAGCCGGAATATATTGAGGCATTGGTGCGAAACCGCCATTTGGCAGGGGAATTGGCCCTCGATCGGGCATTTGACGAACATGAAATCGATATGCTCGTATTCCCGCAAGATCATGGGTGCAGTTTTAGCGCAGCTGCAGGATATCCGGCGATTACGGTGCCTTCTTCCTTCACAGAGGAAGGGGAGCCTTTTTGCATAACGCTATGCGGCAAGGCGTACTCCGAGCCTGAACTAATTGGTTACGCATATGCATACGAACAGGCGACGATGGCAAGAAGAAAACCATGA
- the map gene encoding type I methionyl aminopeptidase has product MIVKNNEEIEALKKIGRIVAEVREAMKAATVPGITTKEIDELGGRLLAERGAVSAPIDQYEFPGYTCISVNHEVAHGIPGSRVIQDGDLVNIDVSASYGGYFADTGISFVVGTADARKQLLCDVAKSAFDRAMTKVKAGSKLSQIGKVVEREAKDNGLKVIKNLTGHGIGTSLHEEPQHILNYYDAWDQTMMKEGMVLAVEPFISEKAEHIIELGDGWTFITPDKSLVAQIEHTIIVTKDEPIILTQL; this is encoded by the coding sequence ATGATTGTAAAGAACAACGAAGAGATCGAGGCACTGAAAAAAATCGGTCGCATCGTCGCAGAGGTACGGGAAGCGATGAAAGCGGCGACTGTGCCTGGCATTACGACGAAAGAGATTGATGAACTCGGAGGACGCCTACTTGCTGAGCGCGGGGCTGTGTCGGCACCGATTGACCAATACGAGTTTCCGGGATACACATGCATCAGTGTCAACCATGAAGTTGCCCACGGCATTCCAGGATCAAGGGTCATCCAAGATGGCGATCTCGTCAATATCGATGTTTCCGCATCTTACGGCGGATACTTTGCAGACACGGGCATTTCATTCGTCGTCGGCACGGCAGATGCGAGAAAACAACTGCTATGTGACGTGGCGAAAAGCGCATTTGACCGTGCGATGACAAAAGTGAAAGCAGGCTCAAAGTTAAGCCAGATCGGGAAAGTCGTCGAGAGGGAAGCGAAGGATAACGGTCTGAAAGTTATTAAGAACTTGACTGGTCACGGCATCGGAACATCGCTGCACGAAGAGCCGCAGCATATTTTAAATTATTATGACGCTTGGGATCAAACAATGATGAAAGAAGGAATGGTGTTGGCGGTAGAGCCGTTCATCTCTGAAAAAGCCGAGCACATTATTGAACTTGGTGACGGTTGGACATTCATAACTCCGGATAAATCCCTCGTCGCTCAAATTGAACATACCATCATCGTTACAAAAGACGAACCGATCATACTAACTCAGCTATAA
- a CDS encoding amidohydrolase family protein, with amino-acid sequence MAKTIIRNGSVIDGNGGEPKQGQIVVIDGDRIDYVGNESGYAATGDETVIDAEGGTVLPGFIDTHVHMMLEFSPIQERLATPFSFMYYQAAQYLKATLDAGVTSVRDALGTDLGVKKAVDEGLIPGPRLQLSINALTITGGHGDGYTVSGNVLDLLPSPYPGMPNGVCDGVEEVRKKTREMLRAGAEVIKVHATGGVLSATDHPEFTQFSLEELKVIVEEGRFRKGVKVMAHAQGAEGIKNAVRAGVHSIEHGIFIDDEAIDLMLENGTYLVPTLLAPVAVLETAAETGMPETAVQKSKEVIQHHIESFQKAYKAGVKIAMGTDAGVMKHGTNLRELGLMADAGMTPMDAIVASTKTAAECLGWEDQVGTLETGKLADIIIVKGDPLEDIHSLANNDNIQVVIKGGKVEKDLTA; translated from the coding sequence ATGGCAAAGACAATTATTCGTAACGGATCGGTTATCGATGGCAACGGCGGTGAACCGAAGCAAGGCCAGATTGTAGTGATTGATGGGGATCGTATCGATTACGTCGGTAACGAAAGCGGCTATGCAGCGACTGGGGATGAAACGGTTATCGACGCGGAGGGCGGAACAGTCCTCCCCGGCTTCATCGATACGCACGTCCATATGATGTTGGAATTCTCACCAATCCAAGAACGATTGGCTACTCCTTTTTCATTCATGTATTATCAGGCGGCGCAATATTTGAAAGCGACATTGGATGCTGGCGTCACTTCCGTACGGGATGCGCTCGGCACTGATCTAGGCGTAAAAAAAGCTGTAGACGAAGGCCTCATTCCAGGACCACGCTTGCAGCTCAGCATCAACGCGTTGACAATTACGGGCGGGCATGGTGATGGCTATACGGTTTCCGGCAATGTGCTCGATCTGTTGCCTTCTCCATATCCTGGCATGCCGAACGGAGTTTGCGATGGCGTGGAAGAAGTCCGCAAAAAGACGCGTGAAATGCTTCGTGCAGGGGCGGAGGTCATTAAAGTGCATGCGACCGGAGGCGTATTGAGCGCAACCGATCATCCGGAATTCACTCAATTCTCGTTAGAAGAGTTGAAGGTCATCGTCGAGGAAGGGCGTTTCCGGAAAGGCGTCAAAGTCATGGCCCATGCACAAGGGGCGGAAGGAATTAAAAACGCCGTCCGGGCAGGTGTCCATTCCATCGAGCACGGCATCTTCATTGACGACGAAGCAATCGATCTGATGCTCGAAAATGGAACGTACCTCGTTCCGACACTTCTTGCTCCTGTCGCCGTTTTGGAAACCGCCGCAGAAACGGGAATGCCCGAAACGGCCGTCCAGAAATCGAAGGAAGTCATCCAGCACCATATTGAAAGTTTCCAGAAAGCGTATAAGGCCGGCGTAAAAATCGCAATGGGAACTGACGCAGGCGTCATGAAGCACGGCACGAACCTCCGCGAGCTTGGCCTGATGGCGGATGCTGGCATGACTCCGATGGATGCGATTGTCGCCTCCACTAAAACGGCCGCTGAATGTTTAGGGTGGGAGGATCAAGTTGGAACGCTTGAAACAGGAAAGCTAGCGGA
- the thiT gene encoding energy-coupled thiamine transporter ThiT, with translation MDRKRLQLLLEVAILGALSFVLDNLTLFKMPQGGSVTLSMLPIILMAYRWGVAGGLLTGLISGLLQAVIGGYIIHPVQGALDYFVAYTVVGLAASTYSWLLKGKMEGRKGVMAAAIIVGTVLGGLLRYAAHFIGGMVFFAEYAGDQPAWLYSLVYNGSYMIPSIILCAIVAVILFTSAPRLIQRT, from the coding sequence TTGGATCGTAAACGGCTTCAGTTATTATTAGAGGTTGCTATTTTAGGAGCATTATCATTTGTTTTGGATAACTTGACATTATTCAAAATGCCCCAAGGCGGATCTGTCACCTTATCGATGTTGCCGATTATTTTGATGGCATACCGATGGGGAGTTGCAGGGGGCTTATTGACGGGATTGATTTCCGGTCTGCTGCAAGCTGTGATAGGGGGCTATATTATCCACCCTGTGCAAGGTGCGTTAGACTATTTCGTCGCATACACAGTTGTTGGATTGGCGGCGTCAACTTATAGTTGGTTACTAAAAGGCAAAATGGAAGGGCGCAAAGGCGTGATGGCCGCAGCAATTATTGTTGGAACGGTATTAGGGGGACTTCTTCGATATGCTGCCCACTTCATTGGTGGAATGGTGTTTTTCGCTGAATACGCCGGTGACCAACCAGCTTGGCTGTATTCATTAGTATACAATGGATCCTATATGATACCATCCATCATATTGTGCGCAATCGTAGCGGTTATCCTATTCACATCTGCGCCTAGACTTATCCAAAGAACATAA
- a CDS encoding carboxylate--amine ligase: MTNHPFIPIIVGTDINAYNMAISFHEAYGIHPILVGKEPLSFTSLSTIPGAIELNSKLGEKKEFVRFLKQVAEKYRTQGKKLLLIGTNDLYVRLIIEYRQELQADFVFNYIEEELMNNLLVKKNFYRLCEEHGIDAPATYFHSCESDDRFNEEVMFPVIIKPSNGVQYYKHPFEGMQKVYKVDSYEEIQKVIDTIKKSGYRDDLIIQDFIPGDDTYMWDSVFYINSKGKSELITFGQVVLQEHTLTAIGNYTAVITRYNEEMMMKLKGFLEALNYVGYANFDLKYDQRDGKFKVFEVNIRQGRSSYYITSCGHNLAKNFVDDLIYGVEKPLTLLDEKFLFTVVPKIVLRKFVGNAKIRKEIDQLLKAGKYANPLFYKRDKNFKRKLYLFMRQINYYRKYKNSIW; encoded by the coding sequence ATGACAAATCATCCGTTTATCCCGATCATTGTAGGGACTGATATTAATGCATACAATATGGCGATTTCATTTCACGAGGCATACGGTATCCATCCGATCCTCGTTGGTAAAGAGCCTTTATCTTTTACAAGCCTGAGCACAATCCCAGGCGCAATCGAGCTGAATTCGAAATTAGGGGAGAAGAAAGAATTCGTCCGCTTCCTCAAACAAGTTGCGGAAAAGTATAGGACGCAAGGGAAGAAGCTTCTGCTTATCGGAACGAATGACCTTTATGTCCGCTTGATCATCGAATACCGTCAAGAGTTACAGGCAGATTTCGTATTCAACTATATCGAAGAAGAGTTGATGAATAATCTGCTTGTAAAGAAGAATTTCTACCGGCTTTGCGAAGAGCACGGCATTGATGCGCCGGCGACTTATTTCCATTCATGCGAATCGGACGACCGTTTCAATGAGGAAGTCATGTTCCCGGTCATCATCAAACCGAGCAATGGCGTGCAATATTACAAGCATCCCTTCGAGGGAATGCAAAAAGTGTATAAAGTCGATTCTTATGAAGAAATCCAGAAAGTCATCGATACAATCAAGAAAAGTGGCTATCGCGACGATTTGATCATCCAAGATTTCATTCCGGGCGACGATACATATATGTGGGATTCCGTATTCTACATTAACAGCAAAGGCAAATCCGAACTGATCACGTTCGGACAAGTCGTCTTGCAGGAACACACCTTAACAGCGATTGGCAACTATACAGCCGTCATCACTCGGTACAATGAAGAAATGATGATGAAGCTAAAAGGGTTTTTAGAGGCGCTCAACTATGTCGGCTACGCAAATTTCGATTTGAAGTACGATCAGCGTGACGGGAAGTTCAAAGTGTTCGAAGTGAATATCCGTCAAGGACGTTCAAGTTACTACATTACGTCATGCGGTCATAACCTAGCGAAGAATTTTGTCGACGACCTCATATACGGCGTCGAAAAACCGTTGACATTATTAGATGAAAAATTCCTATTTACGGTCGTACCGAAAATCGTCTTACGGAAATTTGTCGGCAATGCCAAAATCCGCAAAGAGATCGATCAGTTATTGAAGGCAGGTAAGTACGCCAACCCACTTTTCTACAAAAGGGATAAAAACTTTAAAAGAAAACTTTATCTTTTCATGAGACAAATCAATTACTACCGCAAATATAAGAATAGTATATGGTGA
- a CDS encoding DEAD/DEAH box helicase — protein sequence MSFLEKMDDSIKKKWKFEKETPIQSQMIPELLNGRDVVAESPTGTGKTLAYVLPILQQVDGKKMQTQALIMAPSQELSMQIVNVIREWVEGTDITVTQLIGGANMQRQVERLKKKPTIVVGTPGRLVELVKAKRLKMHDIRYIVLDEGDQLLSRDYRVIVKDLIEAANPERQVAVVSATITDEIELVAKKLLRDPVRLHVSVEDMPLSGKVVHSFIKTDARDKTDLLRGLSHLPSIRALAFMNNVDQLRMKEMKLQYNEAPIAVLYSSMSKFERQETLESFRKGEIRILIATDLAARGLDIQGLTHVIHVDVPQTIEQYLHRSGRTGRAGEDGEVLTLLSYPEERTYRKLSKGFKPVQKVWYKGKLSEGNSKTVGGQKDTKKMKKK from the coding sequence ATGTCCTTCTTGGAAAAAATGGACGATAGTATTAAGAAAAAGTGGAAGTTTGAAAAGGAAACACCGATTCAATCCCAAATGATACCGGAATTGTTGAATGGCCGGGATGTAGTGGCGGAATCACCGACTGGAACAGGAAAGACGCTTGCCTATGTATTGCCGATCCTTCAACAGGTGGACGGGAAGAAGATGCAGACACAGGCATTGATCATGGCTCCTTCCCAAGAGTTGTCGATGCAAATCGTCAATGTCATCCGTGAATGGGTGGAAGGAACGGATATTACGGTGACCCAATTGATCGGCGGTGCGAATATGCAACGGCAGGTCGAACGTTTGAAAAAGAAGCCGACGATCGTTGTCGGAACTCCGGGACGCCTCGTCGAACTCGTAAAAGCGAAGCGTTTGAAAATGCATGATATCCGTTATATCGTGCTGGACGAAGGCGATCAGCTGTTGTCGCGCGATTATCGTGTCATCGTCAAGGACTTGATTGAAGCGGCGAACCCGGAACGTCAAGTTGCTGTCGTTTCAGCGACAATTACTGATGAAATAGAACTCGTCGCCAAAAAGCTGTTGAGAGATCCCGTCCGGTTGCATGTCTCTGTTGAGGATATGCCGTTGTCAGGGAAAGTGGTCCATTCATTCATCAAGACGGATGCGCGGGATAAAACAGACCTTCTTCGGGGACTGTCCCATCTGCCTTCAATCAGGGCGCTAGCTTTTATGAATAATGTCGATCAGCTTCGAATGAAGGAAATGAAGCTGCAATACAATGAGGCGCCAATTGCCGTCCTCTATTCTTCAATGTCGAAATTCGAAAGGCAGGAAACATTGGAGAGCTTCCGAAAGGGCGAAATCCGAATCCTCATTGCGACTGACTTGGCGGCAAGAGGATTGGACATACAAGGATTGACCCATGTCATCCATGTGGATGTCCCTCAAACGATTGAGCAGTATTTGCATCGTTCGGGTAGGACGGGACGTGCCGGGGAGGATGGAGAAGTGCTGACATTGCTTTCGTATCCTGAGGAGCGGACGTACAGGAAGCTGTCGAAAGGGTTCAAGCCGGTCCAAAAAGTTTGGTATAAAGGAAAGTTGTCCGAAGGGAATTCCAAGACGGTAGGCGGTCAAAAAGACACGAAAAAAATGAAGAAAAAGTAA
- a CDS encoding tryptophan-rich sensory protein, which yields MSRILLMTLSLCTVILLNITASFFSLNGNTTAEITNRLPLLFLPANYVLVICWLLYIMLFFWIINFNKTRHEMSSAHRNRVTFLFVLSCLLHIAWIFLWHFELFTGTVIAKIALLIVLLTFYVIFPKRDNRLYGRVPFSLLTGWIFITTLSNVSYFLMIHGWSGLGLSDPLWAVIYLTLSTAFALHFMYHYKDYVMNLVFVWAFIGIAVRNGTEELFISAAAIFLSAVIVTCIFLFSGRRTH from the coding sequence ATGTCTAGAATACTTCTGATGACCCTGTCGCTTTGTACAGTCATACTATTGAATATAACAGCAAGCTTTTTCTCACTAAATGGAAATACTACGGCGGAAATTACAAATCGGCTGCCTCTGCTTTTCCTACCTGCGAACTATGTATTGGTAATCTGTTGGTTGCTCTATATTATGCTCTTTTTCTGGATTATCAATTTCAATAAGACTCGCCACGAGATGAGCTCCGCACATCGAAACCGCGTCACTTTCCTTTTCGTATTGAGTTGCCTTCTGCATATCGCTTGGATATTCCTTTGGCACTTTGAATTATTTACGGGGACCGTCATTGCAAAAATCGCACTTCTCATTGTGTTGCTCACATTTTACGTTATATTTCCAAAACGGGATAACCGATTGTATGGCAGAGTCCCATTCAGTTTACTGACAGGATGGATTTTCATAACGACACTGTCGAATGTCAGTTATTTTCTGATGATTCACGGATGGTCGGGATTAGGATTAAGCGATCCACTATGGGCCGTTATCTATTTGACGCTTTCCACGGCGTTCGCTTTACATTTTATGTACCACTATAAGGATTATGTAATGAATCTCGTTTTTGTTTGGGCGTTTATCGGCATTGCCGTCAGGAACGGGACGGAGGAGCTGTTCATATCGGCGGCGGCCATCTTTTTATCAGCCGTCATCGTCACGTGCATCTTCCTGTTTTCAGGCAGACGAACACATTAA
- a CDS encoding glycerophosphodiester phosphodiesterase family protein → MRRHNLFCMAIVGACLFLLFGFNDQTKRVHTPNMISVAHRGASGFAPENTRSAFHKAVELRADYLECDVHLSKDGELVIMHDDKIDRTTNGNGYIKDYTLAELKALDAGGRFGEEFKGEPIMTLNELLEEFYDQVGLLIELKNPQSYPGIEEKVVSLLMDYDDMSSIIIQSFDVDSMRKINSLLPEIEVAVLIHPSESILTAKKLDELTSFASYINFNVSFLSKRMVDNIHERGGKVLVWSKKDKRLVAKAQKFGVDGIISDFSIWPTDEPIYLVQE, encoded by the coding sequence ATGAGAAGACATAATCTGTTTTGCATGGCAATCGTCGGGGCGTGCCTGTTTCTCCTTTTTGGGTTCAATGATCAGACAAAAAGGGTCCACACTCCTAATATGATCAGCGTTGCACACCGGGGAGCTTCCGGTTTTGCACCTGAAAATACCCGTTCCGCTTTCCATAAAGCAGTCGAGCTACGTGCAGACTATCTTGAATGTGATGTCCACCTTTCGAAGGATGGCGAACTTGTCATTATGCATGACGATAAAATCGATCGCACTACAAATGGCAACGGTTACATTAAGGATTACACATTAGCTGAGCTGAAGGCGCTGGACGCAGGTGGAAGGTTCGGTGAAGAGTTCAAAGGCGAGCCGATTATGACACTCAATGAATTATTGGAAGAATTTTATGACCAGGTCGGATTATTGATTGAACTGAAGAACCCGCAATCCTATCCGGGAATCGAGGAAAAGGTCGTTTCATTATTAATGGATTATGACGACATGAGCTCAATTATCATCCAATCATTCGATGTGGATTCCATGAGGAAAATAAACTCCTTGTTGCCTGAAATTGAAGTAGCAGTCCTTATTCACCCTTCGGAGTCGATTTTAACCGCAAAGAAGTTAGATGAGCTTACATCATTTGCATCTTATATTAATTTCAACGTTTCCTTTTTAAGTAAAAGGATGGTTGATAATATCCACGAACGTGGAGGCAAAGTCCTCGTCTGGTCGAAGAAGGATAAGCGGTTAGTGGCGAAAGCGCAGAAGTTTGGCGTGGATGGCATTATATCGGACTTTTCAATTTGGCCGACGGATGAACCAATCTACTTGGTGCAGGAATAA
- a CDS encoding DUF4870 domain-containing protein — protein MTNNKLLSALCYFSIFFSPLLLPAIVYFVTDDHEVKGHAKRSLISHLVPIVILIAGFILFSFSMISYESRMHNMMTGQFDFWGLAPFLFMLIYGLLFLLVVIWNVYQGVKVLK, from the coding sequence ATGACCAATAATAAACTATTATCTGCCCTATGTTATTTCAGCATATTTTTCTCACCTTTACTATTGCCTGCAATCGTCTATTTCGTTACGGATGACCATGAAGTGAAAGGGCATGCGAAACGTTCACTCATCTCGCACCTTGTACCTATCGTCATCCTCATCGCCGGCTTCATCCTGTTTTCGTTTTCAATGATTTCGTATGAATCGAGAATGCACAATATGATGACCGGGCAATTCGACTTTTGGGGGCTCGCTCCTTTCCTGTTCATGCTCATCTATGGTCTGCTGTTTTTGCTCGTCGTCATCTGGAATGTCTATCAGGGTGTAAAAGTGTTGAAATGA